In Alkalihalobacillus sp. FSL W8-0930, a single window of DNA contains:
- a CDS encoding undecaprenyldiphospho-muramoylpentapeptide beta-N-acetylglucosaminyltransferase, which yields MKKIVFTGGGSAGHVTPNIAIMDSLDPSVWDISYIGSHTGIEKELIARTNIPYDSISSGKLRRYIDLKNATDAFRVLKGILDARKVLKKRKPDLVFSKGGFVTVPVVIAASSLKIPVFLHESDLTPGLANKIAQRFTTRIFTSFEEAAAHFPADKTTAIGSPIRRELLEGNPKHGLDFLGFRPGKPVLTIMGGSLGAKAVNEAVRAALPELLTEFQIVHLCGKGHLDPSLNEQSGYKQFEYVHDELSNLLAATSYVITRGGSNAIFEFLALKKPMLIIPLSRSQSRGDQILNAKSFEKKGYSLTLEEENVTKESLLDHLTRLKENETDFIQRMDESHETDAIQTILSEMNSYASS from the coding sequence ATGAAAAAAATCGTCTTTACCGGTGGAGGATCTGCCGGACATGTGACACCAAATATCGCCATTATGGATTCACTCGATCCAAGCGTTTGGGACATTTCCTATATTGGTTCTCATACTGGCATTGAAAAAGAACTTATCGCTCGCACAAATATTCCATATGATTCAATCTCAAGCGGAAAACTACGCAGATACATTGATCTGAAAAACGCGACCGATGCGTTTCGCGTACTAAAAGGAATTCTTGACGCACGTAAAGTGCTAAAGAAACGTAAGCCTGATCTTGTCTTCTCAAAGGGAGGATTTGTTACAGTACCTGTTGTCATTGCGGCATCTAGCTTAAAGATTCCTGTCTTCCTGCATGAAAGTGATTTGACACCAGGGCTTGCTAACAAGATCGCTCAACGATTTACTACTCGGATTTTCACATCGTTTGAAGAAGCTGCCGCTCATTTTCCTGCTGATAAGACCACAGCCATTGGCTCACCTATCCGCCGTGAACTGCTAGAAGGCAACCCCAAGCACGGACTCGACTTTCTTGGCTTTCGCCCAGGTAAGCCCGTCTTAACCATCATGGGTGGAAGCTTAGGAGCCAAAGCTGTGAACGAAGCGGTTCGAGCGGCGTTGCCAGAATTGCTGACCGAGTTTCAAATTGTTCATCTATGCGGAAAAGGACACCTAGACCCTTCTTTAAATGAACAGTCTGGTTATAAACAGTTTGAATATGTACACGACGAGCTCTCTAATCTGTTAGCTGCAACAAGCTATGTTATTACACGTGGTGGATCCAATGCAATTTTTGAATTCTTAGCATTAAAGAAACCGATGCTGATCATTCCACTTTCACGGTCTCAAAGTCGAGGCGATCAAATCTTAAATGCCAAGTCATTTGAGAAAAAAGGATACAGTCTGACTCTTGAAGAGGAAAATGTAACAAAAGAATCATTGCTCGATCACCTTACAAGGTTAAAAGAGAATGAAACAGACTTTATACAAAGGATGGATGAGTCCCATGAAACAGATGCAATTCAAACCATCTTATCAGAAATGAACTCATACGCATCCTCTTAA
- a CDS encoding polysaccharide biosynthesis protein, which produces MNRNSSQKTSFLGGAVLLSIAAIVTKIISAGYRIPFQNMAGDLGFYVYQQVYPFYGFMTIISLYGFPLVLSRQLAENPTNQRKTTGFYFVGLLLFSIVTCVGMVILAPWLANLMGDSALTGVLRVTGLSFLFVPFLSVARGATQGQHDMLPTAISNVGEQLSRVTAILLITYLLMNSSANAYQLGTGAIYGSLFGSLTGVILLFTFLHKRGITLGINELRQVSFGQIIKQVSVLLGQSVFICMNALVLILFQFVDVFSMIHLLNVFGLSEREAYELKGVYDRGQPLIQLGTILATTLALALVPAMSEARVRKEKLAVWQYQDMSLRLSFLIGGSATIGMVIIMEPLNHMLFTDIEGSGFLRVLVLSIASSAVYLTVAAVLQGLGRIRVPVIILGIGLVLKTIINIALIPLYGAMGAAMATTIATTIMSCLGIIAIKRASGKVVLQFTPYVALAMTLTALAVVTSASYGFMIRWTELNIGQNRMHDAGLALVLSGIGGLVVLVCLLILPVFTTSEWDQIPKVKKIRGFFIRRKE; this is translated from the coding sequence TTGAATAGAAACAGCAGTCAAAAGACGTCTTTCCTTGGAGGCGCTGTATTACTATCGATCGCTGCGATTGTGACAAAGATTATTAGCGCAGGGTATCGAATTCCGTTTCAAAACATGGCTGGTGACTTAGGATTTTACGTGTACCAGCAGGTGTATCCATTTTACGGATTCATGACCATCATCTCATTATATGGGTTTCCGCTTGTTCTTTCTAGACAGCTTGCTGAAAATCCTACAAATCAACGGAAGACAACGGGTTTTTATTTTGTTGGGCTGCTTTTATTTTCTATCGTGACGTGTGTTGGAATGGTAATATTGGCCCCGTGGCTCGCTAATTTAATGGGAGATTCTGCACTAACAGGTGTCTTACGCGTAACAGGGCTTTCCTTCTTATTTGTCCCGTTTCTAAGCGTAGCAAGAGGTGCAACTCAAGGACAACATGATATGTTACCTACCGCCATCTCAAATGTGGGGGAGCAACTTAGCAGAGTGACAGCAATCTTACTTATTACATATCTACTAATGAATTCAAGTGCTAATGCCTACCAATTAGGAACAGGTGCAATCTATGGCTCTCTTTTTGGTAGCTTAACAGGTGTTATCCTTTTGTTCACGTTCTTACATAAGCGAGGGATCACACTAGGTATAAATGAGTTGAGGCAGGTATCGTTTGGGCAAATCATAAAGCAAGTGAGCGTACTTTTGGGTCAAAGCGTGTTCATCTGCATGAATGCACTTGTCTTGATTCTTTTTCAATTTGTGGATGTATTCTCTATGATTCACTTGCTCAACGTATTTGGCTTATCTGAACGAGAAGCTTATGAGCTGAAAGGGGTGTATGACCGAGGACAGCCACTAATCCAACTAGGTACGATTCTTGCTACAACCCTTGCATTAGCTCTTGTTCCTGCTATGTCAGAAGCTAGGGTACGCAAAGAGAAGCTGGCCGTATGGCAGTATCAGGATATGTCCTTACGACTTTCCTTTTTAATTGGTGGATCAGCTACAATTGGTATGGTTATCATTATGGAGCCTTTAAACCATATGCTTTTTACAGATATAGAAGGATCGGGATTTCTAAGAGTGTTAGTTTTATCCATTGCTTCAAGCGCCGTTTATTTAACCGTAGCGGCTGTCCTGCAAGGGCTTGGGCGTATTAGAGTACCTGTCATCATTTTAGGAATTGGACTTGTATTAAAGACCATTATAAACATCGCGCTTATTCCGTTGTACGGAGCGATGGGGGCCGCAATGGCTACTACCATTGCAACGACAATCATGTCATGCCTCGGGATCATTGCAATTAAGCGTGCATCAGGTAAGGTTGTGTTACAATTCACTCCCTATGTGGCTTTAGCAATGACGCTTACTGCGCTTGCCGTTGTGACAAGCGCTAGCTATGGATTCATGATACGTTGGACAGAATTAAATATAGGACAAAACCGTATGCATGATGCGGGGTTGGCTTTGGTGCTGAGTGGAATAGGTGGGCTGGTTGTACTCGTATGTCTGCTCATCTTACCTGTCTTTACAACATCTGAGTGGGACCAGATCCCAAAGGTGAAGAAAATTAGAGGATTTTTTATACGTAGGAAGGAATGA
- the mazG gene encoding nucleoside triphosphate pyrophosphohydrolase produces MAKIHIVGLGAGDLDQMPMGLYRHLKVARNLFVRTNDHPVLTELAEENLTWISFDKIYEKHDQFEAVYEEITETLLQKAKKEDITYAVPGHPFVAERTIQLLVKHAEASSVELHFLGGTSFLDSMYTALKIDPIEGSQILDGTHFKRDEFQLTQHLIIVQVYDAMIASDVKLTLMERLPDEYEVVVATAVGSKNESLLRVPLHELDRVTTLNNLTAVYVPPVRDERLLREEFATLRQVIATLRGPDGCPWDKKQTHESLKPYLIEEAYEVLDAIDQEDDEHLVEELGDVLLQVMLHAQIGEDAGWFSIQDVLAAVTNKMIRRHPHVFGEGTANTADEVLTNWDAIKKEEKTGEEMGLLLNIPTALPGLMKAIALQKAAAKVGFDWGDVEPIWDKLDEEVKEWKDELAGANKEKMEAELGDVLFTIANVARFYKLDAEQAIARTNTKFKKRFEYIEERVKEQGKQMTDLGLDELEAIWQESKQYD; encoded by the coding sequence ATGGCAAAGATACATATTGTCGGACTTGGTGCGGGTGATTTAGATCAGATGCCAATGGGTCTGTACCGACATCTAAAGGTGGCGCGTAACCTGTTTGTCCGGACAAACGATCATCCGGTATTAACGGAGCTTGCAGAAGAGAACTTAACATGGATCTCTTTTGATAAGATCTATGAAAAGCATGACCAGTTTGAAGCGGTGTATGAAGAGATCACAGAAACGTTATTACAAAAAGCTAAAAAAGAAGACATTACGTATGCGGTACCGGGTCATCCTTTTGTAGCTGAACGTACCATTCAGCTTTTAGTGAAGCACGCAGAGGCTAGTAGTGTAGAGCTACATTTTCTTGGAGGAACAAGCTTTCTTGATTCCATGTATACCGCTCTTAAGATTGATCCAATTGAAGGCAGCCAGATTCTTGATGGAACCCATTTTAAAAGGGATGAATTTCAGCTGACACAGCATCTGATTATTGTGCAGGTGTATGACGCAATGATTGCTTCAGATGTAAAACTGACATTAATGGAGCGTTTACCCGATGAATATGAAGTGGTGGTTGCCACAGCAGTGGGCTCTAAAAATGAAAGCTTGTTGCGTGTACCGCTTCACGAACTTGACCGGGTTACAACGCTTAATAATCTGACAGCTGTGTATGTGCCGCCAGTACGGGACGAGCGTTTGCTAAGAGAGGAATTTGCGACGCTTAGACAGGTGATTGCCACCCTTCGCGGACCAGACGGCTGTCCTTGGGATAAAAAGCAAACGCATGAAAGCTTAAAGCCATATTTGATTGAGGAAGCGTACGAGGTACTCGATGCGATTGATCAGGAAGATGACGAACATTTAGTAGAAGAGCTTGGTGACGTGCTCTTGCAGGTGATGTTGCACGCTCAAATTGGAGAGGATGCAGGTTGGTTCTCTATTCAAGATGTACTGGCTGCTGTAACAAATAAAATGATTCGTCGTCACCCTCATGTGTTCGGAGAGGGTACAGCCAACACAGCAGATGAGGTTCTGACCAACTGGGACGCAATTAAAAAGGAAGAGAAGACGGGCGAAGAGATGGGCTTATTGTTAAACATACCTACTGCACTGCCTGGATTAATGAAGGCTATCGCCCTGCAGAAGGCGGCAGCTAAGGTAGGTTTTGACTGGGGTGATGTAGAACCAATTTGGGATAAGCTTGATGAGGAAGTAAAGGAATGGAAGGATGAGCTTGCAGGCGCTAATAAAGAAAAGATGGAAGCTGAGCTTGGAGATGTTCTTTTCACGATTGCGAATGTGGCTCGCTTTTACAAGCTCGATGCAGAACAGGCTATTGCCCGAACAAATACGAAGTTCAAAAAGCGCTTTGAATACATTGAAGAACGGGTAAAAGAACAAGGTAAACAAATGACCGATCTTGGCCTAGACGAGCTCGAAGCCATCTGGCAGGAAAGTAAACAATACGATTAA
- a CDS encoding HAD family phosphatase, with translation MKAFIFDMDGVIVNSEPHHVEVEIATAKRYGATITEDDLAEYTGMVSEDMWGRVKEKHGLTGEIKDILTHAHTEKLKRLKESDLTPIEGIPGLMQKLSERNIPMAVASSSPREYIEAVLQKFNIEDHFTSVISGEEVNQGKPAPDIYLETAAVLGIDPKDCVVLEDSHNGARAAKAAGMTCIGYAAPDAGDQDLSITDTVVQAIDEIDVDQL, from the coding sequence ATGAAGGCCTTTATCTTTGATATGGATGGAGTCATTGTTAATAGCGAGCCACATCATGTGGAGGTCGAAATCGCAACAGCCAAACGGTACGGTGCGACGATTACAGAAGACGACCTTGCCGAATACACAGGTATGGTAAGTGAGGACATGTGGGGCCGCGTGAAGGAAAAGCACGGCTTAACAGGTGAAATCAAGGACATTCTTACACACGCGCACACAGAAAAACTGAAACGCTTAAAGGAATCGGATCTCACGCCAATTGAAGGAATACCAGGATTAATGCAGAAGCTATCAGAGCGCAATATCCCAATGGCGGTGGCTTCATCATCGCCTCGTGAATACATCGAGGCGGTCCTTCAGAAATTTAACATTGAAGATCATTTTACGTCCGTGATTAGTGGAGAGGAAGTAAACCAGGGCAAGCCGGCTCCAGATATCTATCTTGAAACGGCAGCCGTTCTTGGTATTGATCCAAAAGATTGTGTAGTTTTGGAGGATTCTCATAACGGTGCACGTGCTGCCAAAGCCGCAGGAATGACCTGTATTGGGTATGCTGCACCTGATGCCGGAGATCAGGACTTGTCTATAACTGATACGGTTGTTCAGGCGATTGATGAGATTGATGTAGATCAGCTTTAA
- a CDS encoding NUDIX domain-containing protein, producing MKPHLYGSVHLLFYQDDQVLLLKRKNTGFEDGNWSVVAGKIDPDEDMLTSVQREAKEEIGVDVDRNDIKVSGVLHRLSGTLNWVDFFVEIKNWSGTPYNAEPDKCSALEWFKANELPDNTIPYVLNAITKDQSSMWYDSDGFR from the coding sequence ATGAAGCCTCATTTGTATGGATCCGTGCATTTGCTTTTTTATCAAGATGATCAAGTATTACTTCTCAAACGAAAAAACACAGGCTTTGAAGACGGGAATTGGAGTGTTGTGGCGGGTAAGATTGATCCGGATGAGGACATGCTTACATCGGTTCAGCGGGAAGCAAAAGAAGAGATCGGTGTGGATGTTGACCGCAATGACATCAAAGTAAGCGGAGTCCTGCACCGTTTATCTGGAACATTAAACTGGGTTGACTTCTTTGTGGAGATCAAGAACTGGTCTGGAACGCCTTATAATGCTGAGCCCGATAAATGCTCGGCACTAGAGTGGTTCAAAGCGAACGAGCTGCCGGATAATACCATTCCATATGTTCTGAATGCAATAACCAAAGACCAATCGTCCATGTGGTATGACAGTGATGGCTTTCGGTAA
- a CDS encoding phosphoglycerate mutase family protein — MKIGLVRHFKVTRGYPKQLWISSQDLTKWVSEYDESDVEEIPVDLGSVTWKSCYSSTLPRARTTAATIYQGKIKETEKLREIDLVPPFRSPFRLPLFLHLILIRLAWLFKHSSQPESKWETRSRLDEILNQAEKEGKDCLIVSHGGVMDIMRKNLKKRGYKGPYFKIPTNGKLYLFEK, encoded by the coding sequence ATGAAAATAGGGTTAGTCAGACACTTTAAAGTAACACGAGGGTATCCAAAGCAATTGTGGATCTCGAGTCAAGATTTAACAAAGTGGGTAAGTGAGTATGACGAATCAGATGTAGAGGAGATTCCTGTTGATCTAGGGTCTGTGACGTGGAAAAGCTGTTATTCTAGTACTCTACCTCGAGCACGAACAACGGCTGCGACAATCTATCAAGGAAAGATAAAAGAGACGGAGAAGCTACGTGAAATCGATCTTGTCCCTCCGTTTCGGTCTCCATTCCGATTACCGCTTTTTCTCCACCTGATTTTAATTCGGCTTGCATGGCTGTTTAAGCATTCCTCTCAACCAGAGAGTAAATGGGAGACCCGCAGTCGGCTCGATGAAATCCTTAACCAAGCTGAGAAAGAAGGCAAGGATTGCTTGATCGTTAGTCATGGTGGTGTGATGGACATAATGAGGAAGAACTTAAAAAAACGAGGATACAAAGGACCTTATTTTAAAATACCGACAAATGGAAAGCTGTATCTATTTGAAAAATAA
- a CDS encoding YitT family protein, with the protein MKRWLLIFVGCLLASLGVIVLTHSDLVTGGTAGLSLSIAYLTGLPFAFLFFIINIPFYLFSISRMGLSFTVTTILSVTILTLMTSMNAFLPDFSIPYWLGALVGGMVIGMGLSLLFRHQASLGGSNILALFLQKRFDFDPGKTNFLFDCVVVASSLYAIGWIKGFFSVLSIAVTSKVISYYKQGYMTKKSEQPVQGTIHLSPSKPKKLSTDL; encoded by the coding sequence ATGAAACGCTGGTTACTTATCTTTGTTGGTTGTTTATTAGCTTCATTAGGAGTGATTGTGCTCACTCATTCAGATCTTGTTACAGGTGGTACAGCAGGGCTTTCTTTGAGTATTGCATATCTTACAGGTCTACCTTTTGCCTTTCTTTTTTTCATCATTAATATCCCATTTTATTTATTTTCGATCAGTCGAATGGGGCTTTCCTTCACAGTCACAACGATATTATCCGTCACAATCTTAACGCTGATGACAAGCATGAATGCGTTTTTACCTGACTTCTCTATCCCTTATTGGTTAGGAGCATTAGTGGGAGGGATGGTTATTGGAATGGGTCTCAGTCTCTTATTCCGTCACCAGGCTTCACTTGGAGGATCGAATATTCTCGCACTGTTTTTACAGAAGCGTTTTGATTTTGACCCTGGTAAAACAAACTTTCTCTTTGATTGTGTGGTAGTCGCCTCAAGTTTATATGCGATTGGCTGGATTAAAGGCTTTTTCTCCGTTTTATCGATTGCTGTTACTTCAAAAGTCATTAGTTACTATAAGCAAGGGTATATGACAAAGAAGAGCGAGCAACCAGTTCAAGGCACCATTCATCTTTCTCCAAGCAAACCGAAAAAACTGTCAACAGACCTCTAG
- a CDS encoding Lrp/AsnC family transcriptional regulator, with protein MDQIDRRIIAAIQEDSRMTVSELSKLLSLSRPSTAERLTRLREKGVIEAYTARISLPAIGKEIMLIIQVAGLKVSIQEFEAMIQTDEAIIECHRVTGEVSYFLKAAVADMHAMTMLIDRLIPYGTINTSTVLNSPVPFRIITPAQKEK; from the coding sequence ATGGACCAGATAGATCGCAGAATTATTGCTGCGATACAGGAAGATTCAAGGATGACTGTTAGTGAACTTTCTAAGCTTTTATCCTTAAGTCGTCCAAGTACAGCAGAGCGATTAACGCGGTTGAGAGAAAAAGGAGTGATTGAAGCCTACACAGCACGCATCTCACTTCCGGCTATTGGGAAGGAAATCATGCTGATCATTCAGGTTGCTGGTTTAAAGGTGTCCATTCAAGAGTTTGAAGCAATGATTCAAACGGACGAAGCCATTATTGAGTGTCACCGGGTAACAGGAGAAGTGAGTTACTTTTTAAAGGCAGCCGTAGCAGATATGCATGCGATGACCATGTTGATTGACCGGCTTATACCTTACGGGACGATTAACACTTCTACTGTCCTTAATTCTCCAGTCCCATTTCGCATCATCACTCCCGCTCAAAAGGAGAAATAA
- a CDS encoding M3 family oligoendopeptidase, with product MKFEKIPYERPDKEEVGEIFAEHIELFKESDTVEGQIEALKSLQDYSNWIETQANLVSIRHSIDTEDAFYKAEKEYIDEVMPVIQEFKTDYYRALIDSPHREQLEERWGSQLFKLAELSLKTFSPDIIPELQLENKLTTEYGQLIASAKIEFEGEERTLSQLTPFEQSTDRDVRKKASAAKFQFLAENEEQLDRIYDDLVKVRHKMAQKLGFTNFVEMGYARMTRTDYDAEMVANFRVQVQDEIVPVATKLRERQQRRIEVETLKFYDENFTYQTGNPTPKGDAEWIIEKGKLMYKELSKETDEFFTYMIENNLMDLLSKKGKESGGYCAYLPEYGSPFIFSNFNGTSGDIDVLTHEAGHAFQVYQSRHLAVPEYAFPTMEAAEIHSMSMEFFAWPWMEHFFKEDTEKYKFAHLADSILFIPYGVAVDEFQHFVYANPEATPAERKLYWSKLEKRYLPHRNYDGNAYLEAGGFWQRQSHIYQVPFYYIDYSLAQICALQFWKRMNDDQQAAWQDYLNLCQKGGSLSFLELVKVAGLRSPFEDGCVASVIGEIEGWLEEVKDEQL from the coding sequence ATGAAATTCGAAAAAATCCCATACGAACGTCCAGATAAAGAAGAAGTAGGAGAAATATTTGCTGAGCACATTGAGCTTTTTAAAGAATCGGATACAGTGGAAGGACAAATTGAAGCCTTAAAGTCACTGCAGGATTATTCAAACTGGATTGAAACGCAGGCGAATCTGGTTTCAATCCGTCATTCGATTGATACAGAGGATGCATTTTACAAGGCAGAAAAAGAATACATAGATGAAGTCATGCCTGTAATCCAGGAATTTAAAACAGACTATTACCGTGCCCTCATTGATTCGCCGCATCGCGAGCAATTGGAGGAAAGATGGGGAAGTCAGCTGTTTAAGCTTGCTGAGCTAAGTCTCAAAACGTTTAGTCCTGATATTATTCCGGAGCTACAGCTTGAGAACAAGCTGACTACTGAATATGGTCAATTGATTGCTTCAGCAAAAATTGAATTTGAAGGAGAGGAACGTACACTTAGCCAGCTTACACCGTTTGAACAATCGACGGACCGTGACGTACGAAAAAAAGCCTCTGCTGCTAAATTTCAATTCCTTGCCGAGAATGAAGAACAGTTGGATCGTATCTATGATGACCTAGTAAAGGTTCGGCACAAAATGGCGCAGAAGCTTGGGTTTACTAACTTCGTAGAGATGGGTTATGCCCGCATGACAAGAACAGATTATGATGCAGAGATGGTCGCAAACTTTAGGGTTCAAGTGCAAGATGAGATTGTCCCTGTTGCGACTAAGCTTAGAGAGCGCCAGCAACGTCGAATTGAAGTAGAGACTCTCAAGTTCTATGATGAGAATTTTACGTATCAAACCGGGAATCCCACTCCTAAAGGCGATGCAGAATGGATTATAGAAAAAGGGAAGCTTATGTACAAAGAGCTTTCAAAGGAAACAGATGAATTCTTCACGTATATGATTGAAAACAACCTGATGGATCTATTAAGCAAAAAAGGAAAGGAAAGCGGAGGGTACTGTGCATATCTTCCTGAATACGGCTCTCCCTTTATCTTTTCGAACTTTAACGGAACGTCCGGTGACATTGATGTATTAACACACGAGGCGGGCCATGCTTTTCAAGTGTATCAAAGCCGTCATTTAGCTGTACCGGAATATGCATTTCCAACGATGGAGGCAGCTGAAATTCACTCAATGAGTATGGAGTTTTTCGCATGGCCTTGGATGGAGCATTTCTTCAAGGAAGACACAGAGAAGTACAAGTTCGCTCATTTAGCAGATTCAATTTTGTTTATCCCTTATGGGGTAGCCGTTGACGAATTTCAACACTTTGTCTATGCGAATCCAGAAGCGACACCAGCGGAACGCAAGCTTTATTGGAGTAAGCTAGAAAAACGCTATCTCCCGCATCGAAACTACGATGGGAATGCATACCTTGAGGCAGGTGGGTTCTGGCAGCGTCAGTCTCATATCTACCAAGTGCCGTTTTATTATATTGACTACTCGCTTGCACAGATCTGTGCGCTGCAATTCTGGAAGCGGATGAACGACGATCAACAAGCAGCGTGGCAGGATTATTTAAATCTGTGCCAAAAAGGAGGAAGCTTATCCTTCCTTGAACTGGTTAAGGTTGCAGGCTTGAGATCTCCATTTGAAGATGGGTGTGTTGCATCTGTGATTGGTGAGATTGAGGGTTGGTTGGAAGAAGTGAAGGATGAACAATTATAG
- a CDS encoding NAD(P)/FAD-dependent oxidoreductase — protein sequence MANHEEVFDVTIIGGGPAGLYSAFYSGMRDMKTKIVEYQPQLGGKILLYPEKIIWDIGGLPPTPGQQVLTNLNEQARTFEPTICLNEQIQTLTRRADGIFLLKGSSGETHYSKSIVLAVGHGIFKTAKLEIEGADRYEVTNLHYTVQQLDTFRGKHVVISGGGNSAVDWANALEPLAASVKVVHRRDEFGGHESNVNQMKASSVEVFAPYCLEELHGDAAGKAIERVTLKHLETEVCTEYPVDAVIVNHGYKMDLDFLLESPLQFETNEGILTVNEKMETSVPGVFAAGDLVSNDGKLRLIAGAYVDGAKAINQAKVFIEPEATAQAYVSSHNERFKEKNEEILKKDQLVTAGTE from the coding sequence GTGGCGAATCACGAAGAGGTTTTTGATGTGACCATTATAGGCGGTGGACCGGCTGGATTATACAGTGCGTTTTATAGTGGAATGCGCGATATGAAAACGAAAATCGTTGAGTATCAACCACAGCTGGGTGGTAAGATCTTGCTTTATCCAGAGAAGATCATCTGGGATATTGGAGGACTTCCTCCCACTCCAGGTCAACAGGTCCTGACTAACTTAAATGAACAGGCTCGAACCTTCGAACCAACCATTTGCTTAAACGAGCAAATTCAAACGCTAACAAGACGCGCGGATGGCATTTTTTTACTAAAAGGCTCATCAGGTGAAACGCATTATTCAAAAAGTATTGTATTGGCTGTTGGACATGGTATTTTCAAAACAGCTAAGCTTGAAATTGAAGGTGCTGACCGCTATGAGGTAACGAACCTTCATTACACGGTGCAGCAGCTTGATACGTTTAGAGGGAAGCATGTCGTCATCTCTGGGGGCGGAAACTCTGCTGTGGATTGGGCAAATGCTCTTGAACCGTTGGCTGCAAGTGTAAAGGTTGTTCACCGCAGAGATGAATTTGGCGGTCATGAAAGCAATGTAAACCAAATGAAAGCTTCGTCTGTTGAAGTCTTCGCACCTTATTGCTTAGAGGAGCTGCACGGGGATGCAGCAGGTAAAGCCATTGAGCGTGTTACGTTAAAGCACTTAGAAACCGAGGTATGCACGGAGTATCCTGTAGATGCAGTCATCGTAAATCATGGGTATAAGATGGATCTAGATTTTCTGTTAGAGAGTCCGCTTCAGTTTGAAACAAATGAAGGAATTTTAACCGTTAATGAAAAGATGGAAACAAGCGTTCCAGGCGTCTTTGCAGCTGGTGACTTAGTCAGTAACGACGGGAAGCTGCGACTGATTGCAGGCGCGTATGTGGATGGAGCCAAAGCCATTAATCAGGCGAAGGTATTTATCGAGCCCGAGGCAACAGCACAAGCCTATGTTTCCTCTCATAATGAGCGATTCAAGGAAAAGAATGAAGAGATCCTCAAAAAAGACCAGCTTGTTACTGCTGGAACAGAATAA
- a CDS encoding DUF1540 domain-containing protein yields MAQQILCEVSSCMHWAGDNHCGATEIYVVNHHDKSKAKESAETDCKTFQVR; encoded by the coding sequence ATGGCGCAACAAATCCTTTGTGAAGTTTCAAGCTGCATGCACTGGGCTGGAGATAACCATTGTGGGGCAACGGAGATTTACGTGGTGAATCATCACGATAAATCAAAGGCAAAAGAATCCGCCGAAACGGATTGTAAGACCTTTCAGGTGCGATAA
- a CDS encoding VTT domain-containing protein produces the protein MFEAVIDFLRDFGAWGLFIHSFADAIIFPIPAFFLQVSLSLLNPADAIWLATVGYVACMLGTPVGYFIGHFLGDSVLQRLLKKDALAKAQTLFTKNGEAAILIGAFTPIPFKVFTIMAGAMKFSLWKLIGYAALGRAVKFYAVGFLFYFYGRAAENLIDSYLTYIFLGIAVLLLIGIYMKRKIQKNRSQEADIQKENG, from the coding sequence GTGTTTGAAGCAGTCATTGATTTTCTGAGGGATTTTGGCGCCTGGGGGTTGTTTATTCATTCCTTTGCTGATGCCATTATCTTTCCAATTCCGGCATTTTTCCTTCAAGTCTCCCTTAGTTTATTAAACCCTGCAGACGCGATTTGGCTCGCAACGGTGGGATATGTGGCATGTATGCTTGGAACCCCCGTTGGGTACTTTATTGGGCATTTTCTCGGGGATTCAGTCCTCCAACGTCTACTAAAAAAGGATGCGTTAGCGAAAGCACAAACACTTTTTACAAAGAACGGAGAAGCTGCGATCTTAATAGGAGCATTCACACCAATTCCCTTTAAAGTGTTTACAATTATGGCGGGGGCCATGAAGTTTTCTTTATGGAAGCTAATTGGGTATGCAGCTCTTGGCCGAGCCGTTAAATTTTATGCAGTTGGATTTCTGTTTTACTTTTACGGGAGAGCAGCAGAGAATTTAATTGACTCCTACTTAACCTATATCTTCTTGGGAATTGCCGTACTTCTTCTTATTGGTATTTACATGAAGCGCAAAATACAAAAGAATCGCTCCCAAGAGGCAGACATACAAAAGGAAAATGGATAA